The proteins below are encoded in one region of Clostridium estertheticum:
- a CDS encoding IS110 family transposase — protein MKREFSTTPVFFMESTGVYHLTLFHFLKDKKFETFVINPLVTNCNKNKNIRKVKNDRNDALSIAQLGKFQDIKVSSDSDIEIFTLKLLVRDYYKLIDTRSGFKKKLSNSLYISFSGYKKVFSNTCGLVSIKILKKYPTPQAVISAQNKFIING, from the coding sequence ATAAAAAGAGAGTTTTCCACAACACCTGTGTTCTTTATGGAGTCCACAGGCGTGTATCATCTAACACTTTTCCACTTTCTTAAGGATAAGAAGTTTGAGACCTTCGTTATTAATCCTCTTGTTACTAATTGTAACAAAAATAAGAACATAAGAAAAGTGAAAAATGATAGAAATGACGCATTATCTATTGCACAACTAGGAAAGTTCCAAGATATCAAAGTTTCATCTGATTCCGATATTGAAATTTTCACATTAAAGTTATTAGTACGCGATTACTATAAACTTATTGATACTAGATCCGGATTTAAAAAGAAACTTAGTAATTCTCTGTACATATCTTTTAGTGGATATAAAAAAGTATTTTCTAACACCTGTGGATTAGTTTCAATTAAAATTTTAAAGAAATATCCTACTCCGCAGGCAGTTATTTCAGCTCAAAACAAATTTATAATAAATGGTTGA
- a CDS encoding IS110 family transposase: MSKNLNSLVVGIDVASEFSFASILAPDGSQYRKPFKLFHTALGFNYLIEQIKKA; encoded by the coding sequence ATGTCAAAAAACCTAAATAGTCTTGTAGTAGGCATCGATGTTGCTTCTGAATTCTCTTTTGCCTCAATCCTTGCTCCTGATGGTAGTCAGTATAGAAAACCTTTTAAACTCTTTCATACTGCCCTTGGTTTTAACTACTTAATTGAGCAAATAAAAAAAGCATAA